A region of the Desulfobulbaceae bacterium genome:
CGCTGACTTTTATGCACTGGTGGCGTGCATCGGGAAGGAAAGGGGCGCAAAAGTTATCATCGACGTTTCGGGGGAAGCCCTGAAAAAGGCACTCATGGAAGGCGTGTATCTGATCAAACCCAATGTCCGTGAATTTAGGGACCTGGTTGGAAAGGATATCAAAGAGGAAGCACAGATCAAAGCGGAAGCCCGGAAAATGATTGAGAGCGGCCGGTGCGAATTACTGGTCATTTCCCTTGGTGCGGCAGGCGCCTTGATGGTTTCGGAGCAGGTCACCGAACGCATCCTGCCGCCGACCGTGCCGATTGTCAGCAAGGTGGGTGCCGGAGACAGCATGGTGGCCGGTATCGTCCTGAGTCTTGCCCGTGGCAGGTCGCCCAGAGAGTCTGTCCTTTTTGGCGTGGCCGCCGGCGCCGCAGCCGTCATGACGCCGGGAACGGAATTGTGCCGGAGAGAGGATGCCGAGAGGTTATATGAGAGTATTATTAAAGGGACTTGAAGAACAAGCATCAGCGGGGTCTTCACACAGGCGCTTAATCTAAAGGAGGAGAACACATGAGCGCGAATACACCGAGCAACACTACCTCCCGGCCGCGTCAGCCT
Encoded here:
- a CDS encoding 1-phosphofructokinase family hexose kinase: MKTIVTITVNPAIDKSSSVAHVTAEQKLYCKPPRFEPGGGGVNVSRAIKKLGGESLLFYPMGGLTGKMLQRLLDRDGLNHRPIAIEGLIRESLVVMEESTGRQYRFGMPGPEFQEQEWKQFLTALSNVDPAPDYLVASGSLPPGVPADFYALVACIGKERGAKVIIDVSGEALKKALMEGVYLIKPNVREFRDLVGKDIKEEAQIKAEARKMIESGRCELLVISLGAAGALMVSEQVTERILPPTVPIVSKVGAGDSMVAGIVLSLARGRSPRESVLFGVAAGAAAVMTPGTELCRREDAERLYESIIKGT